AGAAGATAGTTTTGGTAGGCTTCTGGTATCGAGGACACGGTTGGCCATACCGCACGCAGCGTCGACACCCAGGTCTACTCTTGTCGCACTGAACAAAGATCAGTAAACATCGTTGCATGCCCGAGTCGATAGTACAGTCCTGGGTATAGTTTTTACAACCCCTGTATTTACGCTAACCCCTTCCGGCTGTCCATGTCCATCTCAGAAGGTGTTGCTACCTTCAATCTCACTATCAAGAATGGGCCAAGCTCACACCTGAGGATATACAACGTATATGCAAGAGTATGCGAGAGCGCTGCGAGGCAGTAATAGCCAACAATGGAGGACACACCAGGTGGTGAGCTACGCCAAGCAGTGGATACATCCTTCCTAATGAGGAAAGGTGGAAGAACAGGGATTGTAAAATctatgcccaggactgtaTCCTACCTTGACCTTTCTGTGGTGGCACAGTCTGCAGGCAGCAAGCTCGGTGACACCCATGTTGTCAGTATCGGTGGAAAAGGGAATAGATGATGTTGAGAGGTCGTATACGCCGAGTCTTATCTACTGTAAGCTCTTGGAACATTGCTTGGTATGATGCTCAAAGTGCTATACCTCAGCATGTGAGCTCGCGCTTGCCAAGAGTAGACAGATCTGTGCTACATCGCTTATGCTAGCTGGAGCAGCGTCGTGGTCGTATGCAGGCCGTGATTGGGCGGCGCATGCGCAAATAGCAGCTGAACAGCGGCCGGTCGCCGCATGCCTCTAAGGGTGTTGGTAATTCACGAGGTCGAAAATGGTCCTGCGGCAGCCTACAACATCCTTTTCCGCTGTTGGTATCTAGGTTCTCTTTGGATTGGTCAGGCTGAAGTAGTGAGTCGCAGCCAGTGGAAGTGCTTGTAGTGTCGGACAGAAGTCAGCATCAAATGCTCATTTGAAGTGTGTTGGCTGCATGGAGCGCTCAGCGAACGTGGACGAAGACGTCTATTGCTCCTTCCGCCCTATAAGGCGAATGAGTCCCATCAAACGTCGTTGTCTGACACGAGAATGCACACGGTGGCTCTTCCGGCGAATTTGTCGGGCAATGGTCCGGCATTCCGTGGGTTGCACAATTGCGTGGTAGGTACTCTTTGCATGCTGATTCATCGAGCACTCGTACAGGCCACGAGGCCCATAGTGAACGACGTGACTTCCATTTCTGGGACGGAGCCCTGTCGAAGCTGATTAAGTTGAGCTTTTGTGGACGCCGCAAGACGCACAGCTTGTGGTCGTCTTCGGCTCCGAACTTACCGAGGACGCGCAGTAATCGATACACCGCTAATGTCTCAAGTCGCAAAGACGTCGCCCTTAGAGGTATGCAAGGACGAGCTGGTGATGATAGTGGCTGATATATGTCCCGTGCGATAACAAATGTTGACGCCGGTACTTGAGCTGAGTTCGATCTGCAGGTGACACAACGCCTTATGCTAGATAATCTGTCATCGGAAGGAAAGGGGTATCATCTGTTGCAATCATCAATGAAACATACTAGGGCGCTCAAAATTGCCCACCGCTCTTCACGTCACCAGGACCCAACGCGCCTGCTCCCCAGACACCTGCCAAACCCCAAAAGCCGACTCGCCAGCCTCGGACGAGACCTGCAGCGCCTTGACCTCTTCGTGTCCGAAGCATTCCGTTGGCGGCTGTCGTTGTCGTCTCCCCTTCGAGGTACATGATACCGTATACTGTGGCCCAGACACCGGTGTAAGGCGCAGGATCGATGACAAGCGGTACATCTGACTGTGCCTTCTTTATTGCGTTGACTTGTGCTCTTCGCACCACGGTCTCCAGTGGTAGTCGGATGAACAGCTCGCTGAGCGAGGTCGTGAATGCCGCAAGCGACCAAAGACCCGGTGTCGTTTCTGGAGCTAGTCGCATCTGTCGCCTCAGGAAGAGTGGAGAAGCAGCCGAGAAGATGTTGGGTATTGAGTGGAACAGAGCCGTTGGCAGCCATAGGTCTGATGATGCCACCAAGGAAGGTAGGCACTTGAGGTTCGATAGCAGACCTCTTGGTGGATGAGATACCGGTGTTACTATCAGCCTCGTTCGGACCAGATCCAACGGCGCCAAAAGCAGACCGGTAATACAGCTGGCGAGGCCGACCACTATCAACGACCCTATCGCGTTGGGGCTGTCACTAAGGTCGATACCACTGAAGCCAGCGCCTCGCGAGCTCAATCCAGGTGCTAGACCGCCGTGGTCTGGACCGGGCAGATCTGGAAGTCCGAGTATGGCCAGCAATAAGCTTCTTACGAACGAGTCTGTAGTTCGCAGAAGTGTTGAGTACAGAAAAGTGGTGTTGCTGGCTCGCCATAGCCCGACGGCGCCAGACGTGTTGTATAAGGCCGATATGGCATTCATGATACTGGCTGGCTTTTTGTTTATGATCTTGTAATCATTCACATCATCCTGCTCTCTCCTGTTCCGTGGCCGAGGTGTCGGTGAAGGTGATGCATTCTGGCTTGGCGGTGTTCGTCTCCGTTTCCTTGGTGATCGACTCCGTGGTGCAGTAGAAGTGAAGTAGTCTGGGATATCGTCGCTGCGGTCGCTGTCGTAGCTGTCGTCTGATTCATCGTCGTAATGTTGGTCCTTGCCTCGCCCTCTGACGCTGCCTCCCTGTCTGCTAGACGCACGACTCCTCTTCTTCTGCGGTGTTGCTGCCGTCGCGGAAGAAGGTGGCAAGGCGACCTGCAGTATCGTTTTGGACACATCAAAGGGCTGTGCCAACAGGACTGAAGTATACCGCCATGCCAGGGTGTCGAACAAGCTCCGTGTGTGCTGCCATGCTTCGCTCGTCGTGGATTTGATGTCAATGTCGATTTCGAACAAGTCACGAGCACTGCTCCCTATCGATGCGCCTGATCTGGGAGGGCTGACTTTCGCGACATGCGGTGTTTGTGATGCTGAAGCCGAAGCAGATGTGCCAATCGAGGGCGGGATGTAGTATGGTCGCAGCGGATTCGGCTCGCGCGAGGGCGTCATGGGGAAGCGGTCTCTGTCCATCGTGTCGACTGCCTGCCGAGACCAGTATTGATGTGGAAGACGAGCAGGATGTCGGTAAAGTGCTGTGTCATTCATTACCTGATGCTGCCCGCATGCGGCTCCATCGTCACCCCCGAGATAGCGCGAATCGAGGATGTGCCCATGAATATTCCAGCTAAAATTGATTACCTCACCAAAGACATCACTTTTCTCGCCCCACAGACATACATGTAGCTTGGACAACCACATCATTTGCACATCTCGTACATACGGCAGCGATGGTCCAAATACAGTGCACAGCAGTCTCGCGGACGATGTCATCCTGCCTACGAACCGCATCGCGAGAAACACGGACTCAATGGCGGCCCATACATCACCAGAGACATCTCACCACCCAATCATCACCACAACCTCAACAACTCCTACGGACGAGGACATCGCAGCCGCACCCATCACGTATGACTCGATTGCCTCTATCGCGAACGCATGACATATCACGACCCTTCACAACAACGCCCACACGGCAACATGGCGACCTCACGCCTCCCAAGCCTGGTGAGGAAAGAAAAGTAACCTTCATCGACAAGGAGGGCCACGAACACACCTTTGTTGTATCAGACGGAGACAATCTGCTGGATATCGCTCAAGCAAACGATCTAGAGATGGAGGGCGCATGTGGAGGGAGTTGTGCGTGCAGTACATGTCATGTCATGGTAGCTGGGGATGAGATGTATGATAAGATGGTAGGTTGACCAACATACAGGCGGAATCACATTGGATCTGGGTAACATGAGCTAACGCGACTACAGGAAGAACCCTCAGACGACGAAAACGACATGCTGGACCTAGCCTTCGGTCTGACAGAAACGAGTCGACTGGGCTGTCAAGTAGAAATGCGGAAAGAGCTGGATGGGTTGGTAGTAAAGCTACCATCCATGACGAGGAATTTGCAGGCGAGTGATTTCGAGTCCAAGTAATGAGAGGGAACTACAGCACCATGCAGGAGCAGGGAGATTCATACCTCTCCGCGCAACGAAATGTACAGCATGAAAAAGCGGGAATTGCATAGCGTGGCGATTTTCATGGTACAGTAGTAGAAGCCCGTGAACGAGATGCCCATATCGGCTGGCCATAATGTATACGACTCTTCTCTTCCAGCCACCCATTCACCATGGCCCGAGCCATCATTTCACGACGATTGATCGCTGCTTGGCTACGACCGATAGAGGGTGCTCGCAGACTTGACCAACTCCTTCGTTAGCGTTCGGCGAGGAAGTATCAAAAGCGCCTCTGAGATCTTGTACCGGAACTTGGACGCAGTAGCCAGAGACACCAGCTAGATGAGCTTTTAAGGAGAACGATACGAGGGTTCGGAACACGCCAGATGTAGCAGGTGGCCCGATTGCATACTGATGCCGGGAAGGTCGTATCACTGAGCCGAGTCCAGCTGGAACAATCGCTGGTGGTGGCATGGTTTGCTCGTTTGCTCACTGGTGCCTCAGGCAGCTAGTGTTGAGGTAGTGTGCGAGCTAAACGTGTGGGACGCCAGTAACATGCTCCCTGTCAGATCTCTGCTCTTGGTTCTCGCTGACGGGTGTTTGAAGACTACATTGACAACGTCTACGAAGTTTTGAGATGATGCGATGGAGCTTGCCGTCGCCATTACGGTTTACATCTCTACGTGCAGGCCAAACCCCTTTTTTCTCGAATGTGGTCAACGAATGATACGCAAAGTGCTCTGCGTCCACCGTCTGATACACACCGTGGGATGGAGCAGTAGAAGAGCAGTCACCATATTCTCCCTCCAACCACAAATGCTTCGTCTCCTGCGATAGGCGCATGTACTGCCTTGCTGGTAAAGCAGCACCGTCCATCCCTATCTTGATCTTCCACCTCAACCTGGCCCCACAGCTCACAGCCATATATGCTGGACCCGCGTCACTACGTGGTCTACGACACGCAGCAGCGATTACAAGAGAGCAAATTGCTGCCAACGGCGTACCGCCTGGAAATCTTCCTAACCCAAACCCAATCAACATGCCATGCATCAGCGAACCGACCAAGACGAGGAGAAGCACGGGTAACACAGTGAAGCCTAGCCGTTGGCACAAGTTTCCGGTACGCGGCACCGTTATAGTACGGCTGTATACGTACCACGAAGATTGCTTGCGACGCCAGCCAGTGGAGGAATGTGCTGGCAGAGAGCAGGGGCACGCCGTACCTGTAGGGTAAAGAGGGGAAGTAGGAGGATCTCTGCGACTCGAGAGACTCCGTCGCTCGTAGTGGCTTCTTGCGTAGGTAGTACCGAGTCCACGATTGTTCATTTTGGGTCAACAGGACTGGGTCACTAGGAAAGGCGACCTGTTGTTCAAGGATTGCATGTACTTTCTGCCTATGGATGTCAACAACAATGCCGCCTGTATCCCCCCACCCTTGCTCTTCCGCCTGCCACCCAAGGGACAACTCATCAGCGCCAAGGCTCGGGGAGGCCATGCAACATGATCTAGGATAGACCGCATGTGCCTCCCGATCTGCCTCCAACATCCAGCGCCTACAGCATCAACATAGCCCTGCACGCCACTTTTGCATGTCAGGATCGCGCTGGACACAGGGATGATCCTAGAGCATCGAGAAATGGCTGAATCGCTGCTCGCCGAAGTATTGCTTACGAAGCATGCCGTTGCCAGGCTTTCAGAGGCACGTCACCCAATCAGAAGGGGACGGCCCACCGTCCCAAGTGGAAAATCAGCGGAGGGACTTTATCCGGTGTAAGGCTGATATCTCCAGATCCTGGCCTTCATGTCGCCGGAACCAGTGGCGAAGAGGTGACCCATCGGCGATGGCGCAACTGAGATAACTGCAAATTCGTTAGTGAGAGTCAAGACCATAATGCTTGAATGAGACTTACCAGAGTTCTTGTGTCCTTGCAACATAAGCTGAGCGTGGCCCGTCTCGGGATCCCAAAATTGCACTCCTCGGTCCTTAGAACCAGACATGACCCAGTGACCATCTGGTGTTAGAGCGACACTAAGCACGAAGTCTTTGTGACCATCAAAAGTGCGGATGCACTCGCCCTGCTTGGGTTGTGGTGGTGGGCCGCCAGGAATGGCGTATGTCTGTCGAGGGTTGAGTCGCCACATGCGAATCGTCTTATCCAGCGATCCAGAAACGAGGTGCTCGCCTGTTGGGCTGAAAGCAACGGAGTAGACACTGTCCTTATGACCTTGTTCGCCCTCAGTGCGCTCGACGAGCACACCAGTCTGGGTGTCCCAGATGCGCACGCTCTTGTCCAAGCTTCCGGCAGCCACAAAGCGACCGTTTGGTGACATGGCGACAGTGGTGACGCCATCCTCAATCTGGAGTGTGAGCACACACTGGCTGTCATGGAGATCCCAAAGACGGATGGTCCTGTCGCCGGAACCGGAGGCGATGTATCGCCCATCTGACGCGAAGTCAAGTGAGTAGATGTCTTGATCGTGGCCAGAGAATTGGTGTCGGATGACCTTCTGTTGGATGTCCCAGACTCGAATAATCTTGTCTTCTGCGCCAGTGGCGAGAGAGCGGCCGTCTGGGCTGAAGCAGACGCTGCGGATGTAGAGGTCGCCCTCGGAACTGGTGCTGTTGTCTTGGAGGTGGCAGACCTGCTTGCCGGAGTTGACATCGAAGATCTGAGCGGATCGGTTGCATCCGGTTGCAACGAAACGTCCATCCTGGCTGAACCTCACACAGCAGACCACGCTCTGATGCGCCAAGTTGTGCACCAAGTCGACGTCCAATCTACGTCGGACAGTAGGGTTGAAAACAGCGTGCCAGTCGTCGCCTGTACGCTTGAGGTGTGGTGGGAGCTTGTCTGGATCGTACTCAGACAGTTGATTGCCAATGTTCTCTAGCTGTGCTGGAGTGTATTGGAAGTCGGACGCGATCTGTGCGTTTGGATTTGGTGGTGGAGTAGGTCGTGCTACTTGGGGACTACCCGGGTAGGCATTCGCTGGAATTTGCTGTGGAGTGGCTGGACCACGGAGACCAGGAGGGCCACCAAGGCGAGGCTTGTTACCGCCGGGACTAGCGGTCGGCTGAGGTGGCTGCTGTGGGCCGTAGCCATTGAGGCTTGGTCCTGCCTGTGGTTGGCCATATGCGAATGGGTTGTGTGGTTGACCTGGAGGTTGATTGAGGCCCGGTGGACCTTGGCCTTGCATATGACCAGGCATACCCGGCTGACCTTGTTGCTCTTGTGGTGGAGGTGCGAGTCCAGGACCGCCTTGCCCACCTGCCATGATTCCTTGGAACAAGTTCGCTGGCCCATGACCAATGGCTGGTGGTTGTGGTGGTTGAGCAGCGGAGTGTCCGCTTCCAGATGGGCCACCTCGCTGCTCCAGTTCGTGGCGAAGTCGGGCGATCTCCTCTTCGTACCTGTCGGGTATAAGCTTGTGCCTATTTCATCACCTAAAGTCGCAATACATACTTGCTCTTCATGGCAATCTGCGTGGTTTCCAGCTGGTAGATCTTGGTCCGCACAAGCTCCATTTCCTGAATCTGAGCATGCACTATATACCACAGTCGTTCGTTAGCGCTCTGTTCCTCAGCATCTGATAGTTCGACATGATGATGGGGCCAGGGCAGGGCAGAGTGGAGATGGCTGTGGCAGATAGGTTCTCTTCTCTCACGCTCTGATATCTGCATGCAGCGCAAACACGGCTTTCGCTCGTTTGGTGTCTCATCTCGGCTGGCTGACCCCGGCTGTCGTTGGTGCAACTCACATTGGTGCTCATGCTCGGTGGACCGACCAGCTTGCGCCTCGAACTCGGCGCGCACCTGGTCCAGCAGCTCCGCCAGACGGCTGCCGGGCTGCTGCGGCCCTGGGGGCATGCCGCGATGCGCGTTGTACATGATGCTGATGTTGACGCGCCCAACCGATCCTGCTCTTTAGGCTGTATCGCAATCGCACATCAGACGGATCCGATGTTTCCTGTGGGTGATGCTGTGTTTGTGTCGATGGCGGTGGACGACGTCCGGCGGCAACGGCGGTCAGCTGAAACCACCCGTGGCGAGCTCTTCCCCAGCGAAGCTTTGTGCCCAGTCGCGATGATGCTGGCTGGCTCCGCGGCGGTGGTGCTGGCTGATGGAGGGGTGGAGAGCGGATGGGGATGGGAGGGGGGTGAGGGCAGTCGCAGTGCAGTCGTCGATGGTATGGTATGCAGAGTGCTGGTGGTGCTGGTGGTGCTGGTGCGGCGATAGGCGAAGGAGCACGACGGCGAAAAAGAGCAGCGGAGGTAGCGAGGGCGAAGCAGTGCCCAGCTTCCAGCGCTTCTAATCCGAATCCGCAGTAACGGCTGGGTAACAGCGCAAAAACACCCTGTAGGCTGTCGCAGCCGTGTGGAGCTAGTATCCACCATAAAGCATGCCAGCTACATATGTAGACTTAGTGCTCCCGCAAACTTTACCACACGACGAAGCTTGAGTCTCGGTCCTGCCAACCGTGCACCGCACCCGGCCAAGAGCCCGTATGGATTCGGCGACGTGCTGCCGCGCAAAGATCCACCACACAGTACACATAGCACAGGCGCTTGTTCGACTCTCCGATCATAGCGCTGTCATACCACATCAAAAGTCTTGTTGTTCATGTCTGAGGCTTCGTTCGCTTCAGGCAGCCCTTGCCTCCAAACCGAACCAAACCTACGCAATGGGTACACTCCACCGCACCAAAGACTGCATTAGCTTCCGAGCTATAAGATCGCACGCATCTTCTGCCGGCTCTGGGCGTGACCACTCATCGTGCAGCGCTGTCGATATACGTTGCGCCGTGGACACATCGGAAGCATCGCGTTGCCTGCGTTAGGCTTAAATAGCCGGCTTACCTCCTCTACTCTGCGACAGGCCTGCCATTCCTCCGGGACGAGCCTTCTGATCACAAGTTCCAGGTCGTTACGATGATGACGAGATGTGTATTCCTGATCATTCATGGTCTGACATTTGACAGCGTCTGTTGGGAAAAGATGGCTAGCACGACAGACACAAGTTACGCCATGGCGGCAAGTCGTGCTACTATGCGTACTATGCATCGACATGGGGCTGCGAATGTAGAGACCATGTATGTATATATCACAATGCGAGCAGGCTGCAAGTCATTGCACTTCATCACTTTCTCGCCAAGCGATCCCAGCAGCCTCAGATTCTTTGAAGCCGACAGAACAAAAGCCCTCAAACCTTCTCGGAGAACACCACAAGGATCACTCAAGCGCGCGCCCTCTTGGCGTGGCGGTACACGGCGGTATGATAGCTCGTCCTCGTCGTGAAACTCAATCTACACAACTCCGCGATGCCGCGCCAGGGTACTTCCATGTATCGAAACCTACAAATGCTGTCCATCTCACACCACTGCAGCAACGCCTGTGGGATAAAGCGTGGAGGCGCTGCATATGCATGCATCACACATGCAGCATGCAGAACTGTCTCCATCACTCACTGGCTACTGCGGATACTGGCATAATATGCTGCGAGGCATATGCATAGTCGTCGAAGCGAACCTGACACTTGCCGTGAGGTACCCTGTGACTG
Above is a window of Fulvia fulva chromosome 6, complete sequence DNA encoding:
- a CDS encoding Mitochondrial fusion and transport protein UGO1 — protein: MDRDRFPMTPSREPNPLRPYYIPPSIGTSASASASQTPHVAKVSPPRSGASIGSSARDLFEIDIDIKSTTSEAWQHTRSLFDTLAWRYTSVLLAQPFDVSKTILQVALPPSSATAATPQKKRSRASSRQGGSVRGRGKDQHYDDESDDSYDSDRSDDIPDYFTSTAPRSRSPRKRRRTPPSQNASPSPTPRPRNRREQDDVNDYKIINKKPASIMNAISALYNTSGAVGLWRASNTTFLYSTLLRTTDSFVRSLLLAILGLPDLPGPDHGGLAPGLSSRGAGFSGIDLSDSPNAIGSLIVVGLASCITGLLLAPLDLVRTRLIVTPVSHPPRGLLSNLKCLPSLVASSDLWLPTALFHSIPNIFSAASPLFLRRQMRLAPETTPGLWSLAAFTTSLSELFIRLPLETVVRRAQVNAIKKAQSDVPLVIDPAPYTGVWATVYGIMYLEGETTTTAANGMLRTRRGQGAAGLVRGWRVGFWGLAGVWGAGALGPGDVKSGGQF
- a CDS encoding Adrenodoxin, mitochondrial, which translates into the protein MVQIQCTAVSRTMSSCLRTASRETRTQWRPIHHQRHLTTQSSPQPQQLLRTRTSQPHPSRMTRLPLSRTHDISRPFTTTPTRQHGDLTPPKPGEERKVTFIDKEGHEHTFVVSDGDNLLDIAQANDLEMEGACGGSCACSTCHVMVAGDEMYDKMEEPSDDENDMLDLAFGLTETSRLGCQVEMRKELDGLVVKLPSMTRNLQASDFESK
- a CDS encoding Transcriptional repressor rco-1, translated to MYNAHRGMPPGPQQPGSRLAELLDQVRAEFEAQAGRSTEHEHQLHAQIQEMELVRTKIYQLETTQIAMKSKYEEEIARLRHELEQRGGPSGSGHSAAQPPQPPAIGHGPANLFQGIMAGGQGGPGLAPPPQEQQGQPGMPGHMQGQGPPGLNQPPGQPHNPFAYGQPQAGPSLNGYGPQQPPQPTASPGGNKPRLGGPPGLRGPATPQQIPANAYPGSPQVARPTPPPNPNAQIASDFQYTPAQLENIGNQLSEYDPDKLPPHLKRTGDDWHAVFNPTVRRRLDVDLVHNLAHQSVVCCVRFSQDGRFVATGCNRSAQIFDVNSGKQVCHLQDNSTSSEGDLYIRSVCFSPDGRSLATGAEDKIIRVWDIQQKVIRHQFSGHDQDIYSLDFASDGRYIASGSGDRTIRLWDLHDSQCVLTLQIEDGVTTVAMSPNGRFVAAGSLDKSVRIWDTQTGVLVERTEGEQGHKDSVYSVAFSPTGEHLVSGSLDKTIRMWRLNPRQTYAIPGGPPPQPKQGECIRTFDGHKDFVLSVALTPDGHWVMSGSKDRGVQFWDPETGHAQLMLQGHKNSVISVAPSPMGHLFATGSGDMKARIWRYQPYTG